The following coding sequences lie in one Apium graveolens cultivar Ventura chromosome 3, ASM990537v1, whole genome shotgun sequence genomic window:
- the LOC141710749 gene encoding ras-related protein Rab7-like isoform X2: protein MLMPQRSLLKVIVLGDSGVGKTSLMNQYVYNKFSQQYKATIGADFVTKELQIEDKLVTLQIWDTAGQERFHSLGVSFYRGADCCILVYDVNIYKTFETLQTWHRDFLRQVSEKVAKDWCASRGNIPYFETSAKEGYNVDAAFFCAARAALASEHHDQDIYFQNIPTAVSETEEQGGRCSC from the exons ATGTTGATGCCACAGAGAAGTTTGCTCAAGGTCATTGTTCTCGGAGATAGCGG GGTGGGAAAGACCTCCTTGATGAATCA ATATGTGTACAACAAGTTCAGTCAACAATACAAAGCAACAATAGGAGCTGATTTTGTCACTAAAGAACTGCAAATTGAGGATAAATTGGTTACTCTGCAG ATATGGGATACGGCAGGGCAAGAACGGTTCCACAGCCTCGGTGTCTCGTTTTATAGAGGGGCAGATTGCTGCATCcttgtttatgatgttaacatatacAAAACATTTGAAACTCTTCAAACTTGGCATCGTGATTTCCTTAGACAG GTTTCGGAAAAGGTAGCCAAGGACTGGTGTGCTTCCAGAGGAAATATACCATACTTTGAGACGTCTGCGAAAGAGGGGTACAATGTAGATGCTGCATTCTTTTGCGCTGCACGAGCTGCACTTGCCTCGGAGCACCATGACCAAGACAT TTATTTTCAAAACATCCCAACAGCTGTTTCAGAAACAGAGGAACAAGGAGGACGTTGTTCATGCTAG
- the LOC141710749 gene encoding ras-related protein Rab7-like isoform X1 translates to MLMPQRSLLKVIVLGDSGVGKTSLMNQYVYNKFSQQYKATIGADFVTKELQIEDKLVTLQIWDTAGQERFHSLGVSFYRGADCCILVYDVNIYKTFETLQTWHRDFLRQADPNDPELFPFVLLGNKMDMNGGSGRGVSEKVAKDWCASRGNIPYFETSAKEGYNVDAAFFCAARAALASEHHDQDIYFQNIPTAVSETEEQGGRCSC, encoded by the exons ATGTTGATGCCACAGAGAAGTTTGCTCAAGGTCATTGTTCTCGGAGATAGCGG GGTGGGAAAGACCTCCTTGATGAATCA ATATGTGTACAACAAGTTCAGTCAACAATACAAAGCAACAATAGGAGCTGATTTTGTCACTAAAGAACTGCAAATTGAGGATAAATTGGTTACTCTGCAG ATATGGGATACGGCAGGGCAAGAACGGTTCCACAGCCTCGGTGTCTCGTTTTATAGAGGGGCAGATTGCTGCATCcttgtttatgatgttaacatatacAAAACATTTGAAACTCTTCAAACTTGGCATCGTGATTTCCTTAGACAG GCAGATCCAAACGATCCCGAGTTATTTCCATTTGTGTTGTTAGGGAACAAAATGGACATGAATGGTGGGAGCGGTCGAGGG GTTTCGGAAAAGGTAGCCAAGGACTGGTGTGCTTCCAGAGGAAATATACCATACTTTGAGACGTCTGCGAAAGAGGGGTACAATGTAGATGCTGCATTCTTTTGCGCTGCACGAGCTGCACTTGCCTCGGAGCACCATGACCAAGACAT TTATTTTCAAAACATCCCAACAGCTGTTTCAGAAACAGAGGAACAAGGAGGACGTTGTTCATGCTAG